In Fusarium falciforme chromosome 9, complete sequence, the sequence GGAGATTCCCGATTGCCTTCCAGAACGTCTTTGCCCTGGTGACGGTCGCTACCCTCCCCTTTCTTCCAGAGACCCCAAGGTGAGGCATGAGGATCCCCTTTTGTAAACATGTCTAACTAATACCTTGATTGAAGATGGCTCTACTCCCACGAATATCGGACCGAAGCGATTGAAGTCCTCTCTCGGTTGTATGATTGTCAGGAAGATGACCCAATCATCCAGTCAGTCCGACAAGAGATCGAGACGGCCCTAAACCTCGAACATCAAACCGAAAAGTTCTCTCTCAAGAACCTTATCCACGACAAGACCCCGGTCAAGAATACCCGTCGGCTTGTTCTCTGCTTCATGATCCAGCTGTGGCAGCAGTTCACGGGAATCAACGTCATCGCTTTCTATGTTACAATCGTTCTCGAGACCAACGTTGGCTTGTCTAAGGATACGAGCAGTCTCGTCGCTGGCTGCATCCAGATTGCTTTCTGGCTGAGCACGTTCCCTCCCATGTATCTGCTCGATAGAGTTGGCCGACGACCGATGCTCATGTTGGGATCTGTGTCGCTCTTAACTGCCATGGCCGTCTTCACTGCGGGCATCGCGGTCAACACACCATCGACGTCAGCAATGGCTCTAGCGTTTCTCTTCATCTACGAGATATCGTTCGGCATGTCCTGGAACAGCATTCCTTGGCTCTACGCTCCAGAGATTACTCCCCTCGAGCTGCGACACGTGGGTTCATCCGTCGCCGCATTTTCCGAATGGCTCTGGACATTTGTGAGTGTTTCATGTTTCTGAGGTCTCTAGTTCCAATTCTCACCAGCTCAAAGGTCATTGCTCTCATCACGCCATATGCCATCGACACCGCAGGTTGGAAGTTCTATATCTTGTTCGGCGTCATGATTCTTCTCAACATTCCTTTCACTTATTTCTTCCTCCCAGAGGTAAGCTTGCTAACTCCAATTCCTCTCATGAGGGTCTGTCTAACGAATTCTAGACGAGTGGAAAAACACTTGAAGAGCTTGACTACGTTTTCTCTGGAGATGAATTCAACGCTCATGAGATCAAGGGCGACAACGAGGAGGGCAGAGGATCGTGCGTCCAGGTCGAGAAGTCGCTTTAGGGGGGCAAGTCTGTAGATACATGGTTGTTTCCGAGGCACAGGCGGTAACGTTCAGACTGAGCGGCTAGAACGGGGGGATACAAGCTTTGGTCTCGTACATCACCGGGTATAAATGGCGGTTGAATAGGTACGGAGTAAATTATGATGTGTTGGtcattaatattattccacAAATTTCATTGCCAATGGCAGACACCAGCTTTGACTCTATCTACTGGGTAATATCAGTAATTGCCCCAGTCATCGAAGGGAATCGATCCTGGAATGCTTTGCTAACTGTCCAGTTCCTCAGATCCCGTATGTGCCTTTCGAAGATGGAATGCAGTGTGCCCTCCCCATTCAGATCTGACACAGCGTCTAACCCATCAAACTTCCAATTCACACTGACATTCTGGGAATAGTAATCTGAGAACAACTGGAAAGGATATTCGGCTTGGTTCTCAATGAGGATATCACGAACACCAGGCCTGACGAGTCAGCTTCTGATCCAAAGTTCCCATGAGGTGGCCAAGCTTACCACGGTATGTTGTCAATCCAAGCAGCGTGAGGCACGGCGATTTGTGTCACTGTCGGTCTCAGCCACGAAGGCATATCAGTATAGTGTTGCTTAGTAGGGTGAATTTGCCACTGAATTGTCAGCTACGCGTATTCATTGACGAGACGGAGAATAATACATACCCTCATGGTGTGGCACATCAAAtagaagaaggccagctttTCGGCCAATTGTACAGAAGGAAACGTCGACAACACTCTGGACATTATGCCACTCAAAGGGTGCACCGAATCAACCTGCTCAGGGTTGACGAGGGCACGTGTCGAGGGTCTTGGAGGGCCAACGATCGAGTCCAGGTCCAGACCATTCGACAGCATTTCCCTTCTAGACTTGAGAAATTCAAGAAGTATGAGGTCTAATGGGCATGTGGATGGTACGTGGGCAGGGAGAATTCCGAATACGGCGTTGGACGGGGTGTAATGACCGACATTGGCTATCGAGCCGCCAAAGCCTGAGTAGTCTTCCGTTGTGTCATGCTGGACCACGTGGGATGCTTCTGTTCCTGACTGCGATGAGGCGCTGTAGGGAATGTGGGAGTCGGGGGCCTGGTGGCTTCCAGGGGGTGACAGAAAACCTGCGTTTGCTGCCGGGGAAACATGACAAATGGCATCCTCATTACCCATATCATCCGGAATGTTATAGGGTTGGTCATGTACGGGGCCTGCATGATTCGTGGGTGTCGGTGAGCTTTGGCACTGCACCAGCTGGTCGTCAAAGGGCTCCTCCGTGTGGGATCGTCTGGCATGACCTGAATCCTGTTGAAGCTCTGGGCATTCTTGAAGAGCTACAGGCAGTGGGTCGTCTTCGGCCTCTTCCTGGCGAGAAGGGGTCCCTGTAGTGGTCTGTTGACCCCCAATCTGACTCTCGTCTACCAAACAGGTCAGTTAGCTACAAAATGGCTCTCATGGGCGTCCTGAGCTCACCCCGCGATGTGTCTTGGTCATGTGCGTCTCGGTCATGAGTCTTGCTGGCCTGCCTCAGGGCCTTTGTCACAAGCTCCGAGATGGCTTCCAGGCAGCTTATCAAGGACTGGTTCTCATCACGCATGGAGTCGATCTGGGCGTCTTTCTGGCTGCAGGTTTCACGTAGCTCAGCACATGTCCCCTGGAGCTGAGAGAATTGAAGctcgaggttggtgatgcatTCCTTGTTCCGCTGACGAAAGGCGCGCTGTGCCCTACGATCGACGTTGCGTTTGTGCTGGATCTGCTCCTCTGTAAGGTTCGACACGGCCCTAGAGCGCTTCCGGGAAGAGGCTGCTCTGGCCGTGGCTTGAGACGGGGCCCCGGTCATGATTACAGTATGTTGCAGAGGTGCAGATGAATACTGTACGGATGGATGAATGCGAGGCGAGCCCAGTTGATGGTGCGAGCTCTGCACTGCATCAACCAAGCTGGAGATGCGGGGGGAAGGGAAGGCGGCTAGCTACCGAGGTGACAAATGCAGGGTCCCCACGGGGTAATGCGGGGTAGTTTGAAGAGCGAGATGCAATAACCAAGGGTCAaaggaggccgagattgCGCTGTGGATCACCGACATGCCATGTTTGACGGAGGAGAGTGAGGCGAAAGGGGGAGCACGTCAAGAACGAGTCGTCATTAGTCATGTACCAGATGAATGAGACACGGCTAGTCCCATCCGCCCCAAAACAGTGCTGACTAAATGGGTCTTGGCGTTTAGCTCCGGCCGCTCGAGGCTGGGAACCCTCAACGCCACCCACATCACACACGCTCTTCTTCCTGCGGAGCGGCTGCATCAAGGACTCTCCCCTGTTGATAGGCCGACATGCTCCATCTCGAGTCCTCACTTACTCAACTTCCCTCAATACGCCATGTTAATCAGAATGGTCTTGGGCTCAGTGTACGCTCTCAACGCATGCTCTCCATTCTCCCGACCAAGGCCGCTTTCCTTTGTTCCACCGAAAGGGCACGAAAACGAAATGGTGCTGATGCAGTTGATCCCGACAACTCCAGAGTCGATGAGCGAGCTAAGCCGAAGCGCCCGGGTGATGTCTTGGGTGAATACGCCAGCCATGAGCCCATACTTGCTGTCGTTGGCACGTTCAACAATTTCTTCTTCGGTTTCAAACCTGTTGATAACGGCTACTGGTCCAAAGATCTCATCTTTGTAGATGAAGGATGTATCTTTGGTGTCGGCAAAGACAGTCGGTTCAATAAAGTAGCCCTGTATCGGTTAGGCCCTGGTTGGTCAGGTCCATATCAATGCACTCACCTTGTCACCCAACTTTTGCCCTCCGATCAACACTTGTCCGTCCTTTTTCTCTATGGCAGATGAGATGATTCCCATGATACGATCGTGCTGGGCCTTGTCCACAACCGGCCCAATCTGCGTCTCAGCCGCTTCCGGGTCACCAATGACTTGTCGTTTAGCCTTGAGGCCTTCAAGGTAGGCTTCAATAAATCTGTCATAGATCCCCGACTGCACGTACACTCTTGTTGCTGCGAAACAGATCTGACCCGAGTTACTTACGAGTGCATTAACGGCCCTTGAATCCTTAGCAACGACGACTTGGACAGGAATAGCTCTTCTCACCAGTTGACAGCATTTTCGAGATTCGCATCGTTGAATACCACGGCAGGGCTTTTACCTCCAAGCTCCAACGTGACTCTCTTCAGGTTGCTTTTGGCTGCCAAAATTTGCACCGTCTTTCCTGTCTGGATACTGCCCGTGAAGCTGACCTTGGCAACGCGCATGTGGGATGCGAGAGCAGCCCCTGTCGAGCCATCTCCAGTCAGGACCTGGAAGACGCCAGGAGGGAAACCAGCCTCGAGTACCAGCTTCCCAAGCTCTGCGGCCATCAAAGGTGTCTTCTCGCTGGGtttcaagatgaagacaTTTCCGGTGGCGAGTGCAGGGGCGGCCTTGAGTCCGACAGAGGCCAGTGGCCCGTTCCATGGGATAATGCTGCCGAGACATTAGTTGACAGCCAAAACAAGCACCGTCGGTGACCAAGTCTTACCCTGCCACAACACCAAGTGGCTCATTGCGGACTATCTTGTAGAAACCGTCATCAGCGGGAAAACTCTGACCAGCATGTTTATCGACCCATCCGGCGTAATCTTGTCTTGTCAGTTTCTAGGCACCATGTCTCCAAGATTTGAACAAAACTCACAACGGAAGCAACCAATAGCGGTGCCAATCTCGGACTTTCCAAAGGGAAGAAACGGGGCTCCCAGGGTAAGTCGTGTAAGATAGGCAAGACGCTCTTGGTTGGCTTCGAGCAAATCGGCAAACTTGAGGAGAATTTCCGTCCTCTGGGTATGTGTCATTCGTCGCCAAGGTGAGTCTGGCTTGAATGCCTCGTTGGCGTAGGCGACGGCTTCGTCAACATCCTTGTCGCCTGCGACTGGAATTCGATCGCTGACCAAATCTCCGGTGGCTGGATTGTATACAGACACGCTTGTGGTCTGTCAGCAACATGGCGCGGTAACTGGAAGGGGTTAAGGGTACTAACTATTTCTGGCTACTACTATCGACATACTTGAGTCGTCAGTTTGCACTCGACAGGACATAATGATAGGATTCTCACCTGGTTGTTGATAAACAATTGGGTCAAATGGGGTTCGAGCTCCATGGTGGTTGTTCTTAAAGGTGGTGAGGCAGCGTCTCTGGAACGGCTATGTTATAGATACTTGATTGTCATCTACAATCTCAGTCAAGGAATGTAAAGGGAGTTCGCAAAACGGTGGTAGATATCCTACTTTTCGACTTGATATCTACATCGTTTACACTGGTTCCTTTGTCACATGGGTTTAGCAACATGGTCAAGCGAAGCCTGGAACTGAGTAATGTGCCAGGCTCCACAATGGATGGAACATGTTTGCCAGAAGTGGGCGTGCCATGAGTCATGTCAGACCATCCGCATCAAGCAAGGGGGCTAAACTTACCCGGTACCATAGCGTCATGGAGTCGCGATCGATGACATTCCTTGAGCGGGCTACTTGACGCGTGTTATAGCTAATACGTTTGGTGAACAGGAATATCAGGGGACGTGTTTAACGTCGCTGGAGTTTGCATCACCAGGCATCTATTCTCAAGTACGTCAATCTTCGCATTAACGGATAGCGAAAAAGCTCGCACCATGACATCGACAGCTGGAATCGCCTCAACGAAAACCTCCAAGGTTTGGCTTGTAACGGGGTGTTCCAGTGGTCTTGGTAGATGCCTAGTCCCAGCCGTTTTGGCACGAGGCGACAAGATTATTGCTACAGCTCGA encodes:
- a CDS encoding MFS domain-containing protein; translated protein: MFTKLRGRYLQAAITFSAGSAYLLFGYDQGVLGGLVTQPSFLDAIGNPSPSFLGLIVALYNIGCLGGCIVASLIGNKWGRRKIIIWGCIIMIIGGVIQSAAFDAAQLIVGRLISGVGNGMNTSIVPVYVSECSHAKHRGRAVAVQLSIVIFGTVVAYWLDYGTIKHLTGEVVWRFPIAFQNVFALVTVATLPFLPETPRWLYSHEYRTEAIEVLSRLYDCQEDDPIIQSVRQEIETALNLEHQTEKFSLKNLIHDKTPVKNTRRLVLCFMIQLWQQFTGINVIAFYVTIVLETNVGLSKDTSSLVAGCIQIAFWLSTFPPMYLLDRVGRRPMLMLGSVSLLTAMAVFTAGIAVNTPSTSAMALAFLFIYEISFGMSWNSIPWLYAPEITPLELRHVGSSVAAFSEWLWTFVIALITPYAIDTAGWKFYILFGVMILLNIPFTYFFLPETSGKTLEELDYVFSGDEFNAHEIKGDNEEGRGSCVQVEKSL
- a CDS encoding Aldedh domain-containing protein, which codes for MELEPHLTQLFINNQYVDSSSQKYVSVYNPATGDLVSDRIPVAGDKDVDEAVAYANEAFKPDSPWRRMTHTQRTEILLKFADLLEANQERLAYLTRLTLGAPFLPFGKSEIGTAIGCFRYYAGWVDKHAGQSFPADDGFYKIVRNEPLGVVAGIIPWNGPLASVGLKAAPALATGNVFILKPSEKTPLMAAELGKLVLEAGFPPGVFQVLTGDGSTGAALASHMRVAKVSFTGSIQTGKTVQILAAKSNLKRVTLELGGKSPAVVFNDANLENAVNWAVNALVSNSGQICFAATRVYVQSGIYDRFIEAYLEGLKAKRQVIGDPEAAETQIGPVVDKAQHDRIMGIISSAIEKKDGQVLIGGQKLGDKGYFIEPTVFADTKDTSFIYKDEIFGPVAVINRFETEEEIVERANDSKYGLMAGVFTQDITRALRLSSLIDSGVVGINCISTISFSCPFGGTKESGLGRENGEHALRAYTEPKTILINMAY